The following are encoded in a window of Sphingobium sp. AP49 genomic DNA:
- a CDS encoding ectonucleotide pyrophosphatase/phosphodiesterase, with the protein MSVRRLPLALALSVATILGACAPVQQRPASVAAAPAEQRAPVTILVSIDGFRPDYLTRGVSPNLNALAAGGTEASMRPSFPTKTFPNHWAIVTGDRPDRSGIVANNMEDDRRPKDKFTMASDDPYWWNEAEPIWITAEKQGVRTATMFWPGSNVAWGGTKAAEWPYTISGGSRPSDWAQFNEAISPTQRVNGVLDVLRRPADIRPRFVTLYFDEVDTAGHINGPAAPETTQAVGDVDAHIGELVAGLKALGQPANIVILSDHGMAAKANDRVLPIDKIADPADYRVIEAGPYASLVANPGREKALEAALFKPREHMQCWRKSEIPARFHYGTHRRIPPYFCLAETGWVFQNTTPTKPVTGGDHGWDDRAPEMQALFIANGPAFVGGFHPSADFTNVDVYPLLARLLGVTPVASDGNPAVLQGLVKP; encoded by the coding sequence ATGTCCGTCCGCCGCCTGCCCCTTGCCCTTGCCTTGTCCGTTGCGACCATTCTGGGCGCCTGCGCCCCGGTGCAGCAGCGCCCTGCCAGCGTCGCTGCTGCACCGGCCGAGCAGCGTGCGCCGGTGACCATCCTGGTGTCGATCGACGGCTTCCGTCCCGACTATCTGACCCGCGGCGTCTCGCCCAATCTCAACGCCCTGGCGGCCGGCGGCACCGAAGCGTCGATGCGCCCCTCCTTCCCGACCAAGACCTTTCCCAATCATTGGGCGATCGTGACCGGCGACCGACCGGATCGCAGCGGCATCGTCGCCAATAATATGGAAGATGACAGGCGGCCCAAGGACAAGTTCACCATGGCCAGCGACGATCCCTATTGGTGGAACGAGGCCGAGCCGATCTGGATCACCGCCGAAAAGCAGGGCGTCCGCACCGCGACCATGTTCTGGCCCGGCTCCAACGTCGCCTGGGGTGGCACCAAGGCGGCCGAATGGCCCTATACGATCAGCGGCGGATCGCGCCCCAGCGACTGGGCGCAGTTCAACGAGGCGATCAGCCCGACCCAGCGCGTCAACGGCGTGCTGGACGTGCTGCGTCGCCCGGCCGACATCCGCCCCCGCTTCGTCACGCTTTATTTCGATGAGGTCGACACCGCCGGCCACATCAACGGCCCGGCCGCGCCGGAAACCACCCAGGCGGTTGGCGACGTCGATGCCCATATCGGCGAGCTGGTCGCGGGCCTGAAGGCGCTGGGCCAGCCGGCCAATATCGTCATCCTCTCAGACCATGGCATGGCCGCCAAGGCGAATGACCGCGTGCTGCCGATCGACAAGATCGCCGACCCCGCCGACTATCGCGTGATCGAAGCCGGCCCTTATGCCAGCCTGGTCGCCAACCCTGGCCGGGAAAAGGCGCTGGAGGCCGCGCTGTTCAAGCCGCGCGAGCATATGCAGTGCTGGCGCAAGAGCGAGATCCCGGCGCGCTTCCACTATGGCACCCATCGCCGCATCCCGCCCTATTTCTGCCTGGCCGAAACCGGCTGGGTGTTCCAGAACACGACCCCGACCAAGCCGGTGACCGGCGGCGACCATGGCTGGGATGATCGGGCGCCCGAAATGCAGGCCTTGTTCATCGCCAACGGCCCGGCCTTCGTCGGCGGCTTTCACCCCTCGGCCGATTTCACCAATGTCGATGTCTATCCGCTGCTCGCCCGGCTGCTGGGCGTGACGCCGGTGGCGAGCGACGGCAATCCGGCGGTGCTGCAGGGGCTGGTCAAGCCCTGA
- a CDS encoding DNA-deoxyinosine glycosylase codes for MALRIGQMPAQRKAAFPPSVDAETRLLILGSLPGDASIKQGEYYAHRGNAFWALMSDVLGEDLRSAPYAVKLKRLRARGVGLWDVIESADRDGSLDSSIRGAELRDLTAFVGRLPALQAIAFNGKTAALHGRRQLGGGSDLSLIDLPSSSGAYASLSREAKRQAWMAIADHIVPPS; via the coding sequence ATGGCGCTGCGCATCGGCCAGATGCCCGCGCAGCGCAAGGCCGCCTTCCCGCCCAGCGTGGATGCGGAAACGCGGCTGCTGATCCTGGGCAGCCTGCCCGGCGACGCCTCCATCAAGCAGGGCGAATATTATGCCCATCGCGGCAATGCCTTCTGGGCATTGATGAGTGACGTTCTGGGCGAGGATCTGCGCAGCGCGCCCTATGCGGTGAAGCTCAAGAGACTGCGTGCACGGGGTGTTGGCCTGTGGGACGTGATCGAGAGCGCGGACCGCGACGGCAGCCTGGACAGCAGTATCCGCGGCGCGGAATTGCGCGACCTCACCGCTTTCGTCGGTCGCCTGCCGGCGCTGCAGGCAATCGCCTTCAACGGCAAGACCGCCGCCCTGCATGGCCGGCGACAATTGGGGGGCGGGTCCGATCTGTCGTTGATCGACCTTCCTTCTTCCAGCGGGGCCTATGCCAGCCTGTCGCGTGAAGCCAAACGGCAGGCCTGGATGGCAATCGCGGACCATATCGTGCCACCTTCGTGA
- the ychF gene encoding redox-regulated ATPase YchF, whose product MGFRCGIVGLPNVGKSTLFNALTETQAAQAANYPFCTIEPNEGRVAVPDDRLQTIAKIGGSAKIIETQLAFVDIAGLVRGASKGEGLGNQFLANIRETDAIVHVLRCFEDDDITHVEGKVDPIADAETVETELMLADLESLEKRVPNLLKKGAQGDKEAKAAASVLGQTLELLRDGKPARLTQPRDEEEARLFAQAQLLTAKPVLYVCNVEEGAAAEGNAFSARVFEKAAAENASAVIVSAAIEAELITMPVEERGEYLEALGLTEAGLARIIRAGYELLGLITFFTVGPKEARAWTVAKGSKAPQAAGAIHSDFEKGFIRAETMAYADYVQFNGEAGAKEAGKWRSEGKDYVTQDGDIMLFRFNV is encoded by the coding sequence ATGGGTTTTCGTTGCGGTATCGTCGGGCTTCCCAATGTGGGCAAGTCCACCCTGTTCAATGCGCTGACCGAGACGCAGGCGGCGCAAGCGGCGAACTATCCCTTCTGCACGATCGAGCCCAATGAGGGCCGCGTGGCCGTGCCCGACGACCGGCTGCAGACCATCGCCAAGATCGGCGGCAGCGCCAAGATCATCGAGACGCAGCTTGCCTTCGTCGACATTGCCGGCCTGGTGCGCGGCGCGTCCAAGGGCGAAGGACTGGGCAACCAGTTCCTGGCGAACATTCGCGAGACCGACGCCATCGTCCATGTGCTGCGCTGCTTCGAAGACGACGACATCACCCATGTGGAGGGCAAGGTCGATCCGATCGCCGACGCCGAGACGGTCGAGACCGAACTGATGCTGGCCGACCTCGAAAGCCTGGAAAAGCGCGTCCCCAACCTGCTCAAGAAGGGCGCACAGGGCGACAAGGAAGCCAAGGCCGCCGCTTCGGTTCTGGGCCAGACGCTGGAACTGCTGCGTGACGGCAAGCCCGCCCGCCTGACCCAGCCGCGCGACGAGGAAGAAGCCCGCCTGTTCGCCCAGGCGCAACTGCTGACCGCCAAGCCGGTCCTCTATGTCTGCAATGTCGAGGAAGGCGCCGCGGCCGAGGGCAATGCCTTTTCCGCCCGCGTGTTCGAGAAGGCGGCGGCCGAAAATGCGAGCGCCGTCATTGTATCCGCCGCGATCGAGGCCGAACTCATCACCATGCCGGTCGAGGAACGCGGCGAATATCTCGAAGCGCTGGGCCTGACCGAAGCCGGCCTCGCCCGCATCATCCGCGCCGGCTATGAGTTGCTCGGCCTCATCACCTTCTTCACCGTCGGCCCGAAGGAAGCCCGCGCCTGGACCGTGGCCAAGGGCAGCAAGGCACCCCAGGCCGCCGGCGCCATCCACTCGGACTTCGAGAAGGGCTTCATCCGTGCCGAAACCATGGCCTATGCCGACTATGTCCAGTTCAACGGCGAAGCCGGTGCCAAGGAAGCGGGCAAGTGGCGTTCGGAAGGCAAGGATTATGTGACGCAGGACGGCGACATCATGCTGTTCCGCTTCAACGTCTGA
- a CDS encoding DUF2490 domain-containing protein, with product MRFTSLAVAASLAIVALPARAATTEDEQLWVNLTAMGSIKDELVYFAEIQPRIGDGVSRIDQALFRGAIGWKLSRDVTLYQGFAHVVVPIEGGKDVNEERSFQQLSWTLARPKDAEISSRTRLEQRWRSNGSDMGWRLREMLRVEHALKPGSDAVNALVYGEVFFALNDTDWGVRKGFDQLRSFAGVEIGLPGASTMEVGYLNQLIDQGGSRQRVNHVASVTLFFRH from the coding sequence ATGCGTTTCACATCCCTTGCCGTCGCCGCCAGCCTTGCTATCGTTGCCTTGCCTGCCCGGGCCGCCACGACCGAGGACGAGCAGCTATGGGTCAACCTGACAGCGATGGGATCGATCAAGGACGAACTGGTCTATTTCGCCGAAATCCAGCCGCGTATCGGCGACGGCGTGTCGCGGATAGACCAGGCACTGTTTCGTGGAGCGATCGGCTGGAAACTCTCTCGCGACGTCACTCTCTATCAGGGCTTTGCCCATGTCGTGGTGCCGATCGAAGGTGGCAAGGACGTCAATGAGGAGCGTAGTTTCCAGCAATTGAGCTGGACGCTGGCACGGCCGAAGGATGCCGAAATTTCTTCGCGCACCCGCCTGGAGCAACGCTGGCGCTCCAACGGCAGCGACATGGGTTGGCGGCTGCGCGAGATGCTGCGGGTGGAACATGCCCTGAAACCCGGCAGCGACGCGGTCAACGCGCTCGTCTATGGCGAGGTCTTCTTCGCCCTCAACGACACCGACTGGGGGGTGCGCAAGGGCTTTGACCAGTTGCGCAGCTTTGCCGGCGTCGAGATCGGCCTGCCCGGCGCGTCGACCATGGAGGTCGGTTATCTCAATCAGCTGATCGACCAGGGCGGCAGTCGCCAGCGCGTCAATCATGTGGCGTCTGTCACCCTGTTCTTCCGCCACTAG
- a CDS encoding alpha-D-glucose phosphate-specific phosphoglucomutase: MIQTIATTPFDDQKPGTSGLRKKVRVFQQPHYAENFIQSVFDSLEGYEGKTLVVGGDGRYLNREVIQIALKMAAANGFGRVLVGQGGILSTPAASHLIRSSGAFGGLVLSASHNPGGPDEDFGIKYNVSNGGPAPEKVTDAIHARTLAIDSYRILETADVDIDMLGTNQMGDMIVEVVDPVAGYAALMESLFDFPAIKAMIAGGFTLAFDSMSAVTGPYATEIFEKRLGAPAGTVMNGTPLPDFGHHHPDPNLVHAKTLYDRMMASDAPDFGAASDGDGDRNLIIGRHCYVTPSDSLAVLAANAHLAPGYTAGLKGIARSMPTSGAADRVAEKLGIPLYETPTGWKFFGNLLDAGMATICGEESAGTGSDHVREKDGIWAVLLWLNILAARQQSVIDIMADHWATYGRNYYARHDYEAIAKDKADALMAALRDKLASLPGTGNSGGTVKAADDFAYTDPTDQSVSRNQGVRILFADGSRVVFRLSGTGTEGATLRVYIERYVSPDGDLTLATSDALAPLVAAAQELADIAGYTGMNEPSVIT; encoded by the coding sequence GTGATCCAGACCATCGCGACCACGCCTTTCGACGATCAGAAGCCCGGCACATCGGGCCTGCGCAAGAAGGTCCGTGTATTTCAGCAGCCCCATTATGCCGAAAATTTCATCCAATCGGTGTTCGACAGCCTGGAGGGCTATGAGGGCAAGACGCTGGTCGTCGGTGGCGACGGCCGCTACCTCAATCGCGAAGTCATCCAGATCGCCCTGAAAATGGCGGCGGCCAATGGCTTTGGCCGGGTGCTGGTTGGCCAGGGCGGCATCCTGTCCACCCCGGCAGCCTCGCACCTGATCCGCTCGTCCGGCGCTTTTGGCGGGCTGGTGCTGTCGGCCAGCCATAATCCGGGCGGACCGGATGAGGATTTCGGCATCAAATATAATGTGTCGAACGGCGGCCCAGCGCCCGAGAAGGTCACCGACGCCATTCACGCGCGCACCCTGGCGATCGACAGCTATCGCATTCTTGAAACCGCCGATGTCGACATCGACATGCTGGGAACGAACCAGATGGGCGACATGATCGTCGAGGTCGTGGATCCGGTTGCGGGCTATGCCGCGCTGATGGAAAGCCTGTTCGATTTTCCCGCGATCAAGGCGATGATCGCGGGCGGCTTCACCCTCGCCTTCGACTCGATGAGCGCGGTCACCGGCCCCTATGCGACCGAGATTTTCGAGAAGCGGCTGGGCGCACCGGCCGGCACCGTGATGAACGGCACTCCCCTGCCCGATTTCGGCCATCACCATCCCGACCCCAATCTGGTCCATGCCAAGACGCTCTATGACCGGATGATGGCCAGCGACGCACCCGACTTCGGCGCGGCGTCGGATGGTGACGGCGACCGCAACCTGATCATCGGCCGCCATTGCTATGTAACGCCGTCGGACTCGCTCGCCGTGCTGGCCGCCAATGCCCATCTCGCGCCCGGCTACACCGCCGGCCTTAAGGGTATTGCCCGGTCGATGCCGACCAGCGGTGCCGCCGACCGGGTAGCGGAAAAGCTCGGCATTCCGCTCTACGAGACGCCGACAGGCTGGAAATTCTTCGGCAATCTGCTCGACGCCGGCATGGCGACCATCTGCGGCGAGGAAAGCGCCGGGACCGGATCCGACCATGTGCGCGAGAAGGACGGCATCTGGGCGGTCTTGCTGTGGCTCAATATCCTGGCCGCACGCCAGCAGAGCGTGATCGACATCATGGCCGATCATTGGGCGACCTATGGCCGAAATTATTATGCCCGCCATGATTATGAGGCGATCGCCAAGGACAAGGCCGATGCGCTGATGGCGGCGCTGCGCGACAAGCTGGCGAGCCTGCCCGGCACCGGCAATAGCGGCGGCACGGTGAAGGCAGCCGACGATTTCGCCTATACCGACCCGACCGACCAGTCGGTGAGCAGGAACCAGGGCGTGCGCATCCTGTTCGCGGATGGATCGCGCGTGGTATTCCGCCTGTCGGGCACCGGCACCGAGGGCGCGACGTTGCGGGTCTATATTGAACGCTATGTCAGCCCGGACGGCGATCTGACGCTGGCGACCAGCGACGCTCTCGCCCCACTGGTTGCGGCGGCGCAGGAACTGGCCGACATTGCCGGCTATACCGGCATGAATGAACCCAGCGTCATTACCTGA
- a CDS encoding linear amide C-N hydrolase: MSRLPDFFAGAALAAAALSPASRADACTRVVYHGANADVITARSMDWKVDVGTNLWLFPRGIARSGEAGPNSVRWTSRYGSVIATGYDISTTDGMNEAGLTANLLWLVESEYPHYDGKKPGMSIAIWTQYVLDNFATVTEAVDALSKESFVVVTDNIPGEERLGTLHLAISDALGDSAIFEYIKGKLVIHHGPQYPVMTNSPIFDEQLALNAYWKEIGGTTMLPGTNRSADRFARASFYVDAIPKSEDAVTALASMFSVIRNVSVPLGISTPGQPNISSTRWRTVADHKRKLYFFESAMTPNSFWVDLKTIDFAPSGKVKKLDLGPNQSKTYSGEVGGQFKDAPPFKFLGI, translated from the coding sequence ATGTCTCGCTTGCCTGATTTTTTTGCCGGTGCGGCACTGGCCGCGGCTGCGCTTTCCCCGGCTTCGCGGGCCGATGCCTGTACGCGCGTCGTCTATCATGGCGCCAATGCGGATGTGATCACGGCCCGATCGATGGACTGGAAGGTCGATGTCGGCACCAACCTCTGGCTATTCCCGCGCGGAATTGCACGTAGTGGGGAGGCTGGCCCCAATTCGGTCAGATGGACGTCGCGCTATGGCAGCGTGATCGCCACCGGCTATGACATCTCGACCACCGACGGCATGAACGAGGCCGGGCTGACCGCCAATCTCCTCTGGCTGGTCGAGTCCGAATATCCCCATTATGACGGCAAGAAGCCCGGCATGAGCATCGCGATCTGGACCCAATATGTGCTCGATAATTTCGCTACCGTGACGGAAGCGGTAGACGCGCTATCGAAGGAAAGCTTCGTCGTCGTCACCGACAATATCCCGGGCGAGGAACGGCTCGGCACGCTCCACCTCGCCATATCGGATGCCTTGGGCGACAGCGCCATCTTTGAATATATCAAGGGCAAGCTTGTGATCCACCATGGGCCGCAATATCCGGTGATGACCAATTCGCCGATCTTCGACGAGCAACTGGCGCTCAACGCCTATTGGAAGGAGATTGGCGGCACCACCATGTTGCCGGGGACGAACCGCTCGGCCGATCGCTTCGCCCGCGCCTCCTTCTATGTCGATGCCATTCCCAAGAGCGAGGATGCTGTAACGGCATTGGCCAGCATGTTCAGCGTGATCCGCAACGTGTCAGTGCCACTCGGCATCTCGACGCCGGGCCAGCCCAACATCTCGTCCACCCGCTGGCGCACGGTTGCCGACCATAAGCGCAAACTCTATTTCTTCGAGTCAGCGATGACCCCGAACAGCTTCTGGGTGGATTTGAAGACGATCGATTTCGCGCCTTCGGGCAAGGTGAAGAAGCTCGACCTTGGCCCCAATCAGAGCAAGACCTATTCGGGCGAGGTCGGCGGCCAGTTCAAGGATGCGCCGCCGTTCAAATTCCTCGGTATCTGA
- the pth gene encoding aminoacyl-tRNA hydrolase codes for MQIWAGLGNPGPQYAMHRHNVGFMAVDLIADMYRFSPPRKQFQGWAQEGRIGPEKIILLKPATFMNESGRAIGEAMRFYKLTPQDVTVFHDELDLAPMKVKVKRGGGNAGHNGLRSTDAHIGNDFRRVRLGIGHPGHKDKVHGYVLGNYHKSEMDALADMLGAIGAEAEWLAKNDDARFMNEVALRLAE; via the coding sequence ATGCAGATCTGGGCCGGGCTCGGTAATCCGGGACCGCAATATGCGATGCACCGGCACAATGTCGGCTTCATGGCCGTGGACCTGATCGCCGACATGTACCGCTTCTCGCCGCCCAGGAAGCAGTTCCAGGGCTGGGCGCAGGAAGGGCGGATCGGCCCGGAAAAGATCATCCTGCTCAAGCCCGCCACTTTCATGAACGAAAGCGGCCGCGCGATCGGCGAGGCGATGCGCTTCTACAAGCTGACGCCGCAGGACGTGACCGTCTTCCATGACGAACTCGACCTCGCGCCGATGAAGGTCAAGGTGAAGCGCGGCGGCGGCAATGCCGGCCATAACGGCCTGCGCTCGACCGACGCCCATATCGGCAATGATTTCCGCCGCGTGCGGCTGGGCATCGGCCACCCCGGCCACAAGGACAAGGTCCATGGCTATGTGCTGGGCAACTACCACAAGAGCGAGATGGACGCGCTGGCCGACATGCTGGGCGCCATCGGCGCCGAGGCGGAATGGCTGGCCAAGAATGACGACGCCCGCTTCATGAACGAGGTCGCTCTACGGCTGGCAGAGTGA
- a CDS encoding 50S ribosomal protein L25/general stress protein Ctc: protein MSEQLTLSAEARDRAGKGASRALRREGRVPAVIYGMNEEPLSIHVEEKLLNKQLGTGHFFNSVIMVEVGGKTVRTLAKDVAFHPVTDRPLHADFLRVSEHATVTVAVPVRFENEDASPGLKKGGVLNIVRHDVELVVDAAEIPDDVVVDLKGFDVGDSIHISAVTLPKGAKAAIEDRDFTIATIVAPSALKSAEGEAAEAEGE, encoded by the coding sequence ATGAGCGAGCAGCTTACGCTGTCGGCCGAGGCACGCGATCGGGCAGGCAAGGGAGCCTCCCGCGCCCTCCGCCGTGAGGGCCGCGTACCCGCCGTCATCTATGGAATGAACGAAGAACCCCTGTCGATCCACGTCGAGGAAAAGCTCCTCAACAAGCAGCTCGGCACCGGTCACTTCTTCAATTCGGTCATCATGGTCGAAGTCGGCGGCAAGACCGTCCGCACCCTCGCCAAGGATGTGGCCTTCCACCCCGTGACCGATCGTCCGCTGCACGCCGACTTCCTGCGCGTTTCGGAACATGCCACCGTGACCGTCGCTGTCCCGGTGCGCTTCGAGAATGAAGACGCTTCGCCCGGCCTCAAGAAGGGCGGCGTGCTGAACATCGTCCGTCACGACGTCGAACTGGTCGTCGATGCCGCCGAGATCCCCGACGACGTCGTCGTCGACCTCAAGGGCTTTGACGTCGGCGATTCGATCCACATCAGCGCCGTGACCCTGCCCAAGGGCGCGAAGGCTGCGATCGAAGACCGCGACTTCACCATTGCGACCATCGTGGCTCCCTCGGCTCTCAAGAGCGCCGAAGGCGAAGCCGCTGAGGCCGAAGGCGAGTAA
- a CDS encoding TraB/GumN family protein: MKSWMIRFLALCGLALIAACSSEQKAPAPKVEAGQGPALWRVERAGLDGWIFGTIHVLPEGVDWQTPTIKQAWKDADQLVLEAADLQDQQKTLGLFESMGRSPGLAALDARVPAGERPELDRIVKEGGTSAQALSGYESWAAAMLLSAASQQSLNVSQENGVEPVLIAAFKGRPIGGLETVERQFAAFDGLPEAAQRKLLIQTIHEAKDMKALYNRILTAWAKGDMEAIAKEDQNGEQPDPVVEDAILTARNRDWVGAVDRLKGRPFIAVGAGHLTGKDNLIDLLKARGYKVTRVQ; this comes from the coding sequence ATGAAAAGCTGGATGATCCGTTTTCTGGCTCTCTGTGGCCTTGCCCTCATCGCCGCCTGTAGCAGCGAACAGAAGGCCCCTGCCCCCAAGGTCGAGGCCGGACAGGGACCGGCGCTATGGCGGGTCGAACGCGCGGGCCTGGACGGCTGGATCTTCGGCACCATCCATGTCCTGCCCGAAGGCGTCGATTGGCAGACGCCGACGATCAAGCAGGCGTGGAAGGATGCCGACCAGTTGGTGCTGGAGGCCGCCGACTTGCAGGACCAGCAGAAGACGCTGGGCCTGTTCGAGAGCATGGGCCGCAGCCCCGGCCTGGCCGCGCTCGACGCGCGGGTTCCGGCTGGCGAGCGCCCCGAACTGGACCGGATCGTGAAGGAGGGAGGCACCAGTGCGCAGGCGCTGTCCGGCTATGAAAGCTGGGCGGCGGCGATGCTGCTGTCCGCCGCGTCACAGCAAAGCCTGAACGTCAGCCAGGAAAATGGTGTCGAGCCGGTGCTGATCGCCGCCTTCAAGGGGCGGCCTATCGGCGGGCTGGAAACGGTCGAGCGCCAGTTCGCCGCCTTTGACGGCCTGCCCGAAGCGGCGCAGCGCAAGCTGCTGATCCAGACCATCCACGAAGCCAAGGATATGAAGGCGCTCTATAATCGCATCCTGACCGCCTGGGCCAAGGGCGACATGGAGGCGATCGCGAAAGAGGACCAGAATGGCGAGCAGCCCGACCCGGTGGTCGAGGATGCGATCCTGACCGCCCGCAATCGCGACTGGGTCGGCGCGGTCGACAGGTTGAAGGGGCGCCCCTTCATCGCGGTGGGCGCCGGACACCTCACCGGCAAGGACAATCTCATCGATCTGCTCAAGGCCAGGGGCTACAAGGTCACGCGCGTGCAATAA
- a CDS encoding TraB/GumN family protein, which yields MRLTAFPSRWLSAGLLLLGTWGQTQPVAAREPVNIAVNVAPALWQVKDDDTTIYLFGTVHVLKPGIDWFKGGVKQAFDASDELVLEIIEPDDPSAMGQMMAGKAMATDRVALSTRLAPDAAQKYRAAMVTAGVPWQSFEAFNPWMAGMILSVAPLQKLGYQSDIGAEKILRAAAQSAGKKVGALETVEQQLNFFADLPMAQQVQFLNATVDGMDGMESEFAALLDHWRTGQPEKLADEMNDSLKATPELAQVLLINRNANWAKWIKARLDQPGTVFIAVGAGHLAGKGSVQDQLKTLGIASARVKQGE from the coding sequence ATGAGACTGACCGCTTTCCCGTCCCGCTGGCTCTCCGCGGGACTTTTGCTGCTGGGCACCTGGGGCCAGACCCAGCCCGTCGCCGCCCGCGAACCTGTCAACATCGCTGTCAACGTCGCCCCTGCCCTGTGGCAGGTGAAGGATGACGACACGACCATCTATCTGTTCGGCACCGTCCATGTGCTGAAGCCGGGGATCGACTGGTTCAAGGGCGGGGTAAAGCAGGCGTTCGATGCGTCGGACGAACTGGTGCTGGAAATCATCGAGCCCGACGATCCGAGCGCCATGGGCCAGATGATGGCGGGCAAGGCGATGGCGACCGACCGGGTCGCCCTGTCGACCCGCCTCGCGCCCGACGCCGCGCAGAAATATCGCGCGGCGATGGTGACGGCCGGCGTTCCCTGGCAATCCTTCGAGGCTTTCAATCCGTGGATGGCGGGCATGATCCTGTCGGTCGCCCCCCTGCAAAAGCTGGGCTATCAGTCCGACATCGGCGCCGAGAAGATCTTGCGCGCCGCTGCCCAGAGTGCGGGCAAGAAGGTCGGCGCGCTGGAAACGGTGGAGCAACAGCTCAATTTCTTCGCCGACCTGCCGATGGCACAACAGGTCCAGTTCCTCAACGCCACGGTCGACGGCATGGACGGGATGGAGAGCGAGTTCGCCGCCCTGCTCGATCATTGGCGGACCGGCCAGCCGGAAAAGCTGGCGGACGAGATGAACGATTCCCTGAAAGCCACGCCGGAACTGGCGCAGGTGCTGCTGATCAACCGCAACGCCAATTGGGCCAAGTGGATCAAGGCGCGGCTGGATCAGCCGGGCACCGTCTTCATCGCGGTCGGCGCCGGCCATCTCGCCGGCAAGGGTAGCGTGCAGGATCAGTTGAAGACGCTGGGCATCGCCAGCGCGCGTGTGAAACAGGGGGAATAA
- a CDS encoding glycine--tRNA ligase subunit alpha has translation MAEGKALSFQDLILTLHAYWGKQGCVILQPYDMEVGAGTFHPATTLRSLGPKPWNAAYVQPSRRPTDGRYGENPNRLQHYYQYQVIMKPSPANLQELYLGSLREIGIDPLVHDIRFVEDDWESPTLGAWGLGWEVWCDGMEVTQFTYFQQMGGYDCKPVAGELTYGLERLAMYIQGVDSVYDLKFNDQGVTYGDVFLENERQMSKWNFEVADTEKLFRWFKDCKAEYDQCIANDVPLAAFEQAIKASHTFNLLQARGVISVQERASYMGQVRDMAKGSCEAWMKTNGWTA, from the coding sequence GTGGCCGAGGGCAAAGCGCTTTCCTTCCAGGACCTCATTCTCACCCTGCACGCCTATTGGGGCAAGCAGGGCTGTGTCATTCTTCAGCCCTACGACATGGAAGTGGGGGCGGGTACTTTCCACCCGGCGACCACGCTGCGCAGCCTGGGGCCAAAGCCCTGGAACGCGGCCTATGTCCAGCCCAGCCGCCGCCCGACCGACGGCCGCTATGGCGAGAACCCGAACCGGCTGCAGCATTATTACCAATATCAGGTGATCATGAAGCCCAGCCCTGCAAATCTGCAGGAGCTGTATCTGGGCAGCCTGAGGGAAATCGGCATCGACCCGCTGGTCCACGACATCCGCTTTGTCGAGGATGACTGGGAAAGCCCGACCTTGGGCGCCTGGGGCTTGGGCTGGGAAGTCTGGTGCGACGGCATGGAAGTCACCCAGTTCACCTATTTCCAGCAGATGGGCGGCTATGACTGCAAGCCTGTCGCGGGCGAGCTGACCTACGGCCTGGAACGCCTGGCCATGTATATTCAGGGCGTCGACAGCGTCTATGACCTGAAGTTCAACGACCAGGGCGTCACCTATGGCGACGTGTTCCTGGAAAATGAGCGGCAGATGTCGAAATGGAATTTCGAGGTCGCCGACACCGAAAAACTGTTCCGCTGGTTCAAGGACTGCAAGGCCGAATATGACCAGTGCATCGCCAATGATGTGCCGCTCGCGGCTTTCGAGCAGGCGATCAAGGCGAGCCACACCTTCAATCTGCTGCAGGCGCGCGGCGTGATCTCCGTGCAGGAACGCGCCAGCTATATGGGCCAGGTCCGCGACATGGCGAAGGGTAGCTGCGAAGCGTGGATGAAGACCAACGGATGGACCGCCTGA